Proteins from a single region of Macrotis lagotis isolate mMagLag1 chromosome 2, bilby.v1.9.chrom.fasta, whole genome shotgun sequence:
- the VPS25 gene encoding vacuolar protein-sorting-associated protein 25, protein MATSFEWPWQYRFPPFFTLQPNVDTRQKQLAAWCSLVLSFCRLHRQSSMTVMEAQESPLFNNNKLQRKLPMESIQIVLEELRKKGNLEWLDKNKSSFLIMWRRPEEWGKLIYQWVSKSGQNNSVFTFYELTNGDDTEDEEFHGLDEATLLRALQALQLEHKAEIITVSDGRGVKFF, encoded by the exons ATGGCGACTAGTTTCGAGTGGCCGTGGCAATACcgctttcctcccttcttcac GTTGCAGCCAAATGTGGACACCCGGCAGAAGCAGCTGGCGGCCTGGTGCTCCCTGGTCTTGTCTTTCTGCCGCCTGCACCGGCAGTCCAGCATGACGGTGATGGAGGCACAAGAAAGTCCACTTTTCAACAACAACAAGCTTCAGA GGAAGCTCCCCATGGAATCTATCCAGATTGTGTTGGAGGAGCTGAGGAAGAAAG GGAACCTGGAGTGGTTGGATAAGAATAAGTCAAGCTTCTTGATCATGTGGCGGAGACCAGAAGAATGGGGGAAGCTTATCTACCAGTGG GTTTCAAAGAGTGGCCAGAACAACTCTGTATTTACCTTTTATGAACTAACCAATGGAGATGACACTGAAGATGAGG AGTTCCATGGGCTGGATGAGGCCACACTTCTTCGAGCTCTGCAGGCCTTACAACTGGAACACAAGGCTGAGATCATCACAGTCAGCGATGGTCGAGGGGTCAAGTTCTTTTAG
- the RAMP2 gene encoding receptor activity-modifying protein 2 — translation MASIRTGCSGSPHRPATPARTRSPLWLLLLLVSTMKVQGSDAQSVPDVINMEAYTQLNVMTLEESYVLESKQCWFIHEERMRNVSREDWCKWDMISRPYSELQGCLEKWADIFKQGFPNPWAEQIIFYSHQMYFANCSLERRPVFFDPPEEVLLALIIAPICLIPFLVTLVVWRSKDSEVQT, via the exons ATGGCCTCGATCAGAACTGGCTGCTCTGGTTCTCCTCATCGCCCTGCGACCCCAGCCAGAACTCGAAGCCCCCTCTGGCTCCTCCTCCTGCTCGTTT CTACCATGAAAGTCCAAGGCTCTGATGCTCAGTCTGTACCTGATGTCATTAACATGGAAGCCTATACACAGCTTAATG TGATGACCTTAGAGGAATCATATGTACTAGAATCCAAACAATGCTGGTTTATCCATGAGGAACGTATGAGAAATGTCAGCAGAGAGGACTGGTGTAAATGGGACATGATTAGCAG GCCATACAGTGAATTACAAGGCTGCTTGGAGAAATGGGCAGACATTTTCAAACAGGGTTTCCCCAATCCCTGGGCTGAGCAGATCATCTTCTACAGCCACCAGATGTACTTTGCCAATTGCTCACTAGAGCGGCGGCCTGTCTTCTTTGACCCCCCAGAGGAGGTGCTGCTTGCATTGATCATTGCTCCCATCTGCCTTATCCCTTTCCTTGTTACCCTGGTGGTATGGCGAAGTAAGGACAGTGAGGTACAGACATAA